A window of the Streptomyces griseochromogenes genome harbors these coding sequences:
- a CDS encoding DUF3151 domain-containing protein, translating into MTIHENLLGGPPPTHLPDDPEPRELLAQGTAPADVAAKYPTSSLAWAQLADDAFERGAVVESYAYARTGYHRGLDALRRGGWKGHGPVPWEHEPNRGFLRALHALARAAQSIGEQEEYERCAQFLKDSSPTAAQTLG; encoded by the coding sequence ATGACGATTCACGAGAACCTCCTCGGCGGTCCGCCCCCCACCCACCTCCCCGACGACCCGGAGCCCCGCGAGCTCCTCGCCCAGGGCACCGCCCCCGCGGACGTCGCCGCCAAGTACCCCACCTCCTCCCTCGCCTGGGCCCAGCTGGCCGACGACGCGTTCGAGCGGGGCGCTGTCGTGGAGTCGTACGCCTACGCCCGTACGGGCTACCACCGTGGTCTGGACGCCCTGCGCCGAGGCGGCTGGAAGGGCCACGGCCCGGTCCCCTGGGAGCACGAGCCCAACCGCGGCTTCCTGCGTGCCCTGCACGCCCTGGCCCGCGCCGCCCAGTCGATCGGCGAGCAGGAGGAGTACGAGCGCTGCGCGCAGTTCCTGAAGGACTCCTCGCCGACGGCGGCCCAGACGCTCGGCTAG
- a CDS encoding aldose epimerase encodes MSNEDITLTAGDAEVRVSPANGGRISGLKFDSLELLRQGDRYGCFPMVPWCGRIREGRFLDGATVRQMPLNSPPHAIHGTARDGAWSVARASASEAVITYELVDPWPYPGRVTQIVTLAEDSLTLAMSVETYDDSFPAQIGWHPWFNRTLAGEDGAVGAGAQLDFTPAWQEERGDDHLPTGNRIDPEPGPWDDCFGMPGGVDVTLTWPGQLELKVTSRQEWVVVYDEQAEAVCVEPQTGPPNGLNTLPRLVTPVRPLEAATTWSWRRI; translated from the coding sequence GTGAGTAACGAAGACATCACGCTGACCGCAGGCGACGCGGAAGTACGCGTCAGCCCAGCCAACGGTGGCCGCATCAGCGGGCTCAAGTTCGATTCCCTGGAACTGCTGAGGCAAGGGGACCGCTACGGCTGCTTCCCGATGGTGCCCTGGTGCGGCCGGATCCGGGAGGGCCGCTTCCTGGACGGCGCCACCGTCCGCCAGATGCCCCTCAACTCCCCGCCGCACGCCATCCACGGCACCGCCCGCGACGGCGCCTGGAGCGTCGCCCGCGCCTCGGCGAGCGAGGCGGTCATCACGTACGAACTGGTCGACCCCTGGCCGTACCCCGGCCGGGTCACCCAGATCGTCACGCTGGCCGAGGACAGCCTGACGCTGGCGATGTCCGTGGAGACGTACGACGACTCCTTCCCGGCGCAGATCGGCTGGCACCCCTGGTTCAACCGAACCCTCGCGGGCGAGGACGGCGCGGTCGGCGCGGGCGCACAGCTGGACTTCACACCGGCCTGGCAGGAGGAGCGCGGCGACGACCACCTGCCCACCGGCAACCGCATCGACCCGGAGCCCGGCCCCTGGGACGACTGCTTCGGCATGCCCGGCGGCGTCGACGTCACCCTCACCTGGCCCGGACAGCTGGAGCTGAAGGTGACCAGCCGGCAGGAGTGGGTGGTCGTCTACGACGAGCAGGCCGAGGCCGTCTGCGTGGAGCCGCAGACCGGCCCGCCCAACGGCCTGAACACCCTCCCGCGCCTGGTCACGCCGGTGCGGCCGCTGGAGGCGGCGACCACCTGGAGCTGGCGCCGCATCTAA
- the pyrE gene encoding orotate phosphoribosyltransferase, producing the protein MTDVRGELLQQIKDKAVVHGKVTLSSGLEADYYVDLRRITLDGEAAPLVGQVLLDLTDDLDFDAVGGLTMGADPVAAAMLHAAAARGRKLDAFVVRKAAKAHGLQRRVEGPDIAGRRVLVVEDTSTTGGSPLTAVEAVREAGAEVVAVATIVDRATGAAEKIEAGAGVSYRFAFSKDELGLD; encoded by the coding sequence ATGACGGACGTACGCGGCGAGCTGCTGCAGCAGATCAAGGACAAGGCCGTGGTGCACGGCAAGGTGACCCTCTCCTCGGGTCTGGAGGCCGACTACTACGTCGACCTGCGCCGCATCACCCTCGACGGCGAGGCCGCCCCGCTGGTCGGCCAGGTGCTCCTGGACCTGACCGACGACCTCGACTTCGACGCGGTGGGCGGCCTGACCATGGGCGCCGACCCGGTCGCCGCCGCCATGCTGCACGCGGCCGCCGCGCGCGGCAGGAAGCTCGACGCCTTCGTCGTGCGCAAGGCGGCGAAGGCGCACGGGCTGCAGCGGCGGGTGGAGGGACCGGACATCGCGGGCCGGCGTGTGCTCGTCGTCGAGGACACCTCCACCACCGGCGGCTCCCCGCTCACCGCCGTGGAGGCCGTGCGCGAGGCCGGTGCCGAGGTCGTCGCCGTCGCCACCATCGTGGACCGGGCCACCGGCGCGGCCGAGAAGATCGAGGCCGGCGCGGGCGTTTCGTACCGGTTCGCCTTCTCGAAGGATGAACTGGGTCTGGACTGA
- the fbaA gene encoding class II fructose-bisphosphate aldolase: protein MPIATPEVYNEMLDRAKAGKFAYPAINVTSTQTLHAALRGFAEAESDGIVQISTGGAEFLGGQYSKDMVSGAVGLAEFAHIVAEKYPVNIALHTDHCPKDKLDGYVRPLLAISEERVKAGRNPLFQSHMWDGSAETLADNLAIAQELLEQARRANIILEVEITPTGGEEDGVSHEINDSLYTTVEDAIRTAEALGLGEKGRYLLAASFGNVHGVYKPGNVVLRPELLKELNEGVAAKYGKQSPFDFVFHGGSGSTEEEIRTALENGVVKMNLDTDTQYAFTRPVAAHMFQNYDGVLKVDGEVGNKKAYDPRTWGKLAEGSMAARVVEATKNLRSAGNKIK from the coding sequence ATGCCCATCGCAACCCCCGAGGTCTACAACGAGATGCTCGACCGGGCGAAGGCAGGCAAGTTCGCCTACCCGGCCATCAACGTCACCTCGACCCAGACCCTGCACGCCGCCCTGCGCGGTTTCGCGGAGGCCGAGAGCGACGGCATCGTCCAGATCTCCACGGGTGGCGCCGAGTTCCTGGGCGGCCAGTACAGCAAGGACATGGTGAGCGGCGCGGTCGGGCTCGCCGAGTTCGCGCACATCGTCGCCGAGAAGTACCCGGTCAACATCGCGCTGCACACGGACCACTGCCCGAAGGACAAGCTCGACGGGTACGTACGTCCGCTGCTCGCGATCTCCGAGGAGCGCGTCAAGGCCGGCCGCAACCCGCTGTTCCAGTCGCACATGTGGGACGGTTCCGCCGAGACCCTGGCCGACAACCTGGCCATCGCGCAGGAGCTGCTCGAGCAGGCCCGCCGCGCCAACATCATCCTCGAGGTGGAGATCACCCCGACCGGTGGCGAGGAGGACGGCGTCTCCCACGAGATCAACGACTCCCTGTACACCACGGTCGAGGACGCGATCCGCACCGCCGAGGCCCTGGGCCTGGGCGAGAAGGGCCGTTACCTGCTGGCCGCCTCCTTCGGCAACGTGCACGGCGTGTACAAGCCGGGCAACGTCGTGCTCCGTCCCGAGCTGCTGAAGGAGCTGAACGAGGGCGTCGCCGCCAAGTACGGCAAGCAGTCCCCGTTCGACTTCGTCTTCCACGGCGGATCCGGCTCCACCGAGGAGGAGATCCGGACCGCGCTGGAGAACGGCGTCGTGAAGATGAACCTGGACACGGACACCCAGTACGCCTTCACCCGTCCGGTCGCCGCCCACATGTTCCAGAACTACGACGGCGTCCTGAAGGTCGACGGCGAGGTCGGCAACAAGAAGGCCTACGACCCGCGCACCTGGGGCAAGCTGGCCGAGGGGTCCATGGCCGCCCGTGTCGTGGAGGCCACCAAGAACCTGCGCTCGGCGGGCAACAAGATCAAGTAA
- a CDS encoding tryptophan 2,3-dioxygenase family protein, whose protein sequence is MSQQAHPLSEAAEPETPHLDFAGTTPYEDYVKADVLTHLQHTLSEDPGEMVFLVTTQVMELWFTVIVHEWETAAKALRGDDVPTAIAALKRSVRELEALNASWKPLGQLTPAQFNSYRSALGEGSGFQSAMYRRMEFLLGEKSASMLVPHRGAPRAHAELEKALHEPSLYDEVLRLLARRGHPIPASVLHRDLAQRHESSDAVEAAWTEIYSGDQNTELVRLGEALSDVAELVWRWRNDHLVATRRAMGAKQGTGGSAGVAWLEKRARKNVFPELWTARSHV, encoded by the coding sequence ATGTCCCAACAGGCTCACCCCCTTTCCGAGGCCGCTGAGCCCGAGACCCCGCATCTCGACTTCGCGGGTACGACGCCGTACGAGGACTACGTCAAGGCGGACGTGCTCACCCACCTCCAGCACACCCTCTCCGAGGACCCCGGAGAGATGGTCTTCCTGGTGACGACCCAGGTCATGGAGCTGTGGTTCACGGTGATCGTGCACGAGTGGGAGACCGCCGCGAAGGCGCTGCGCGGCGACGACGTCCCGACCGCCATCGCCGCGCTCAAGCGCTCCGTACGGGAGCTGGAGGCCCTGAACGCCTCCTGGAAGCCGCTCGGCCAGCTGACCCCGGCGCAGTTCAACTCCTACCGCTCGGCCCTCGGCGAGGGCTCCGGCTTCCAGTCGGCGATGTACCGGCGTATGGAGTTCCTGCTCGGCGAGAAGTCCGCGTCCATGCTCGTCCCGCACCGCGGTGCCCCGCGCGCCCACGCGGAACTGGAGAAGGCCCTGCACGAGCCGAGCCTGTACGACGAGGTCCTGCGGCTCCTCGCGCGCCGCGGCCACCCGATCCCGGCCTCCGTCCTGCACCGGGACCTCGCGCAGCGCCACGAGTCCTCCGACGCCGTGGAGGCGGCCTGGACGGAGATCTACTCCGGCGACCAGAACACCGAGCTCGTCCGTCTCGGCGAGGCGTTGTCGGACGTCGCCGAGCTGGTGTGGCGATGGCGCAACGACCACCTGGTCGCCACTCGCCGCGCGATGGGTGCCAAGCAGGGCACGGGCGGCTCGGCCGGCGTGGCCTGGCTGGAGAAGCGCGCCCGCAAGAACGTCTTCCCCGAGCTGTGGAC
- a CDS encoding MFS transporter — MPDVRISSSQGKWILFTTVLGSSMALLDSTVVNVALPTIGRDLGASLAALQWTVNAYMVTLAGLILLGGSLGDRYGRRRIFVLGVVWFAAASLLCGLAPTPGILIAARALQGVGGALLTPGSLALIQASFHPDDRSRAVGLWSGFGGIGAAVGPFLGGWLVDGPGWRWVFLLNVPLALLCVPIALRHVPESSDKRAHGRFDVLGAVLGALALALLTYALIEAPGGSVAVALTAVAGVAAAVAFVYVEHHRPDPMLPPDIFASRQFTAVNLVTLCVYAAFGGYFFLTALQLQVVAGYSALQAGTALLPSTALMLLFSARSGALADRTGPRLPLTVGPLLCATAMLLMLRVGEHANYLADVLPAVLMMGVGMVTLVAPLTATVLASVDTARAGLASGINNAAARAASLVAVAALPLLAGMGPEAYRSAAAFDAAFDRAMPICAGVLVVGAMIAFTLVRRPAPDCRHPECRTHGCVTAPPLERGSRS; from the coding sequence ATGCCCGATGTCCGGATCTCCTCGTCCCAGGGCAAGTGGATCCTGTTCACCACGGTCCTCGGCTCCAGCATGGCCCTGCTGGACTCGACGGTCGTCAACGTGGCCCTGCCGACCATCGGCCGCGACCTCGGCGCGAGCCTCGCCGCCCTCCAGTGGACGGTCAACGCGTACATGGTCACGCTGGCCGGCCTGATCCTGCTGGGCGGTTCGCTGGGCGACCGCTACGGCCGCCGCAGGATCTTCGTGCTCGGGGTCGTCTGGTTCGCGGCCGCGTCCCTGCTCTGCGGCCTCGCCCCCACGCCCGGCATCCTCATCGCCGCCCGGGCCCTCCAGGGCGTCGGCGGCGCGCTCCTCACCCCCGGCTCCCTCGCCCTCATCCAGGCCTCCTTCCATCCGGACGACCGCAGCCGGGCGGTCGGCCTGTGGTCCGGCTTCGGCGGGATCGGGGCGGCCGTGGGCCCCTTCCTGGGCGGCTGGCTGGTGGACGGTCCCGGCTGGCGCTGGGTGTTCCTGCTCAACGTGCCGCTGGCCCTGTTGTGCGTCCCCATCGCCCTGCGGCACGTCCCGGAGTCGTCCGACAAACGTGCCCACGGCCGCTTCGACGTCCTCGGCGCGGTCCTGGGCGCCCTGGCGCTGGCCCTGCTGACGTACGCGCTGATCGAGGCGCCCGGCGGCTCCGTGGCGGTGGCGCTGACCGCGGTGGCGGGAGTGGCCGCGGCCGTCGCCTTCGTCTACGTCGAGCACCACCGTCCCGATCCCATGCTCCCGCCGGACATCTTCGCCTCGCGTCAGTTCACGGCGGTCAACCTGGTCACGCTGTGCGTGTACGCGGCCTTCGGCGGCTATTTCTTCCTCACCGCGCTCCAGCTGCAGGTGGTGGCGGGGTACTCCGCCCTGCAGGCCGGTACGGCCCTGCTGCCCTCGACCGCCCTGATGCTCCTGTTCTCCGCCCGCTCCGGCGCGCTGGCCGACCGTACGGGGCCGCGGCTGCCGCTGACCGTCGGGCCGCTGCTGTGCGCGACGGCGATGCTGCTGATGCTGCGGGTGGGCGAGCACGCGAACTACCTCGCCGACGTCCTCCCGGCCGTCCTCATGATGGGCGTCGGCATGGTCACCCTGGTGGCCCCGCTCACCGCCACGGTCCTCGCTTCCGTCGACACCGCCCGGGCGGGCCTGGCCAGCGGCATCAACAACGCGGCGGCGCGGGCGGCGAGCCTGGTGGCGGTGGCCGCGCTGCCCCTGCTGGCGGGGATGGGCCCGGAGGCGTACCGCTCGGCCGCGGCTTTCGACGCGGCGTTCGACCGGGCGATGCCGATCTGTGCGGGGGTGCTGGTGGTGGGGGCGATGATCGCTTTCACCCTGGTCCGGCGGCCGGCCCCGGACTGCCGGCACCCGGAATGCAGGACTCACGGCTGCGTCACGGCTCCGCCGCTGGAGCGGGGCAGCCGTTCGTAG
- a CDS encoding SRPBCC family protein, which produces MEHQVFVPVPPDRLRAALADPARVARAVPGLQQDAGAEPVAGRLKLRVGGHSVTYRGALRITPRADGTYSVEGDATEARGTGGVELALTVRLADTEDGTTVTVEGTADADGRIAELPQDAVGSALTRLLTRWVEALAESPGPQSPEKPAAESGSVPEAEHTSVFDTEVPPSSLAPDADDDTAAGCTAAAADRLSGDGLSDDRLSDDRLSDDRLSDDRLSDDRLSDERFAEDFADTGEPPAEAAHARRTMIGRSAEEVDHAPPRGRYAPVPAPQTATAGPALRWAAPAAALALASAIVVGRALRRRR; this is translated from the coding sequence ATGGAGCACCAGGTCTTCGTCCCGGTTCCGCCCGACCGGCTGAGGGCGGCCCTCGCCGACCCCGCCCGGGTGGCAAGGGCGGTTCCCGGCCTCCAGCAGGACGCCGGTGCCGAGCCCGTCGCCGGACGCCTGAAACTGCGGGTCGGCGGCCACTCCGTCACCTACCGCGGCGCCCTGCGCATCACGCCCCGCGCGGACGGCACGTACAGCGTCGAGGGCGATGCCACCGAGGCCCGCGGCACCGGCGGCGTCGAACTGGCGCTCACCGTGCGCCTCGCGGACACCGAGGACGGCACGACGGTCACGGTCGAGGGAACGGCGGACGCGGACGGACGCATCGCGGAACTCCCCCAGGACGCGGTCGGTTCGGCACTGACCCGGCTGCTGACCCGCTGGGTGGAGGCCTTGGCGGAGAGCCCCGGACCGCAGAGCCCGGAGAAGCCGGCCGCCGAGTCCGGGTCCGTGCCGGAAGCCGAGCACACCTCCGTCTTCGACACCGAGGTCCCCCCGTCGTCCCTGGCCCCCGACGCGGACGACGACACCGCGGCCGGATGCACCGCCGCCGCGGCCGACCGCCTCTCCGGCGACGGCCTTTCCGACGACCGCCTCTCCGACGACCGCCTCTCCGACGACCGCCTCTCCGACGACCGCCTCTCCGACGACCGCCTCTCCGACGAACGCTTCGCCGAGGACTTCGCCGACACGGGCGAGCCGCCCGCCGAGGCCGCGCACGCCCGCCGGACGATGATCGGCCGCAGTGCGGAGGAGGTCGACCACGCTCCGCCGCGCGGCCGCTACGCCCCCGTCCCGGCCCCCCAGACCGCCACCGCGGGCCCGGCCCTGCGCTGGGCGGCCCCGGCCGCCGCCCTCGCCCTGGCCTCGGCGATCGTCGTGGGCCGTGCCCTGCGTCGACGCCGCTAG